TGGAAAAAAACCCGTCTTAACCGCTTTTACAGCTTCAACCATAGACTTCCGTTGCTCGGAACTTTGCTTTATCTGCTGACTATATTCCAGTACTCGCTGCTTATATTCAGTTATTGTTAAGGACTCTTGTGCTGAAAGCGACAAAGTTCCTACTAGGGAAAAAATATATATTAAATTCTTTCTCATCTCTTATTTTATTTTAAATCCAAAGAATATACAATAGGTTACCGGTAAGATGAAAATCGTAAGAACAGTAGCCATTAATAAACCACCCATGATAGTAGCTGCCATACCAGCAAACATAGCATCACCCAACAAAGGAAGCATACCTAAAATGGTAGTCCCCGAAGCCATGGTAACCGGAACAATTCTAGTTTTAGTTGCTTCAATAACAGCTTGTACCGGAGGTAACTTCTTTAATTGAATACCTATTTCGTCTACTAATACAATTGCATTCTTTATATTCATACCGATCAACCCTAAAAGGCCTAACATGGCAAAAAAGTCCAACGATTTACCAAACACTACCAATCCTAATACAACCCCGATAAAGATCAAGGGTAACATGGCCATAATTAGTACAGGCTTACGATAATACTTAGGGAACAAGAACAATAAAGTAACATACATAAGCAAAAACATCAAAGGAATATTTTTTGCAATAGCTCTGTTCCCTTCATCTTGCGTGTCCTGTTCTCCAAAATATTTTATTTTATAGCCTTCGGGAACTTTTATCTGTTCATTCACGTCTTTCCATAGTTGATTAAAAGCTGCAATCGTATTAGCGCCTCGTTTAGGTTCGCATGACATCATCATAACTCTTTCCCTATTGAAACGCTTAATTACATTATACTCATAATCTAAAGAGAATTGGTCAATCACTTGTTCTACTTTTACCGGAATACCTTTTGAACTGAATACAGGTAAAGTTTTTACATCACTTAATTTCAAGGAATCAATTTCTGCATCCTTTAGTAAAATAGGCATAAACAAATCTCCTTCCCGATATTCTCCCAAAGGGACTCCGTTAGTAGCCGATTTTAAAGCATAAGCCATTTGTTGTCGGGTAATTCCTAAACGTAACCCTTTTTCTTGTGAAAAGAGAGGTTTCCATACCGGAACTTTATTTCCCCAACTATTCCGTACTTCCATCACCATATCATTTTTACGAGCAATAGCTTCCGCCTGTTCCGTAAGAGCAACCAAAGTATCAATATTCTCACCGATAAAGCCAATTTCAATAGCAGCTTCCGATACCGGTGAAAGCATAAATAAGCCTGATCGCGTAAGTATATTGGGATAATTCTGGGTTAAATAATCGTATAATTGTTGCTCCATTACCGGAGATTGTGAAGCATCATGAACTTCAATCAATATGTTCGCAAAATTCGATTTAGGACCATAAGACGAACTGGCTAAGTAATAACGTAAGGGTGAACCTCCCATCGTAATAGAGTAGGATTTAACCTTTTCATCTGCATTCAAGTACTTTTCTATTTCAAGCACTGTTTTTTCTACGTCCCGAATACCATATCCTTCGGGGAAAATCAAATCGGCTCGCATATAGGGCTTGTTCATACTGGGGAAAAAGCTCTGGGGCATAATCCCCATCACAACTAAGGAAAGAATTAATAAGCCTACAGCAGTACTAATAGTGATAAAACGGTGTCTAATCAGTTTAGCCAATACTCTTTCAAACTTATGATAAATGGGAGTATCATAAGGATCTTTAGATGCATCATCTGTTTTATCTTTTAAAATGAAATTACCAAAAGTTGTAGTTTGTGTCAAAGCCAAAACCCAACTAAGTGCTAAAGATACGGCTAGCACAATAAACAAAGGTTTTACAATTTCTGCTACTGAAGCTGGTGCCAAATACATAGGCAAGAAAGAACAAACAGCAATAAACGTAGCTCCCAACAACGCCCACTGAGGTTTAGTAGCCCCATCGATCAATGCCTGATACCGAGAGATTCCACGTCGAATGCCAATCTGAGCATTATCAGTTACCACAATAGCATTATCTACTAACATACCCATGGCTATAATGAATGCAGCCAAAGAAGTTCGATTCAAGCCGACTCCTACCAATAGCATGATAAGTAAAGTGCCTCCTACCGAAAATAATAAAGAACTACCGATTAACAAACCGGCCCGTGATCCCATTACCAAGAAGATGATAACGATTACAATCAATAATGACTCTATCAAGTTAAGAATAAATCCGTTATTGGCATCATGCGCGATCTTGTTTTCCGGATATATAGAAACGAGTTCTATCCCAATAGGAAAAAGCTTTTTTAATTCCTGCAAACGTTCTTCTACCGCATTCCCTACGGCAACTACGTCATCTTTTGCACCTGTTGCTACACCAATGCCAATAGCACGTTTTCCATCTACACGCATTAAATTTGAAGGTGGCTCCATATATCCTCTTTCCACCGTAGCTACGTCGCCTAAACGTACTTCTCCACCATTTTTTGTTACAATAATCTGATCACGAATATCATCTAAACTTTTGTACGTTCCATCAGCCAAAACCTTCAATTGATAGCTACCGGTATTTATTTCTCCTGTATTTACCAGAACATTTTGTGTTTGCAAAATCTGCATAATAGAATTAGGATCAATACCTAAAATGGATAGTTTAGGTACGGACATAGAAACATTTACCACTTCAGTTTGCTCCCCGAAAAGCATTACTTTCTGTACTCCTTCTATCGGTGTAAGCTCCGTTTTTATTTTTTGTGACCAGTCGCGAAGGTCTTTATAAGTAAAACCTTCATCAGCCGTTAGGCCATAATAAATACCAAATACATCTCCAAAATCATCTTTTACAATAATATCTGAAGCTCCGGAGGGAAGGCTTGATTTAATATTCAACACCTTACGTCGTAATTCATCCCATTTTACCGGCATATAGTCCGGAGAGATCGTAGGTTTTAATTCAATGGTAATTTTAGACATGCCAAAATAAGATTCGGATTTAATCTTATATACTTCTGACATGGATTGAATTTCCCTCTCAATCGGTTCCGTTATTAACTTTTCTACTTCCCGCGGGCTTGCTCCGGGATACTGTGTAATAAGCACTGCCTGTTTAATAACAAACGGTGAATCTTCCTTTTTAGCCAGCTTAAAGAAAGAGAAAATTCCTCCTATCAGCATAATAGCTAAAAAGAAATATATTATCTTTTTATTTTCAAGAGAATATTTTGGAATATTCATAGACTTTTCTAACGTGTTAATCTGTTAATATTTTTACTTGTTGACCGTTCACCAAACGTGTAGCACCTGCAGAAACGACTTTTTCTCCGGCAGCTACACCTGATGAGACAATGACGCCATCGGTTCCTACTAATCCATCTTCTTTAATAGGTCTATATTCAACTTGATCTCCTTTTACTACAAATACACCTTTTTCTTTACTATCGTCAGGAGAAACAATCGCTGAAAGGGGTATCAGATTAGCTGCCATAAATTCTTCGTTTTCAGCTTTTAAAATTACACGACAAGAAAAACCTACAGCTACTTTATATTTATCCAGATCAAACTTAGGATCATCAATATATAGCCATACAGGAACCCCTGTCCCATCAGGGGAAGCTTCTACATAATCTTTAATTTTTGTCTTGAAATAAACACCTTTATAGGTATCAAACTCAACAAACAATTTATGAGAATCCGTAAGATAAATTACATTGTTCTCAGGCATAGTAAACTGAATCAAAAGCTTTTTAGGATTAATCAGACTAACAATGGCTTGCCCTGTTTGTACTTTCTGATAATTTTCTACATACTTTTTAGCAATAAATCCATCAAAAGGAGCACGTAACTTCGTTTGTTCATACGTGTTTAAAGAGTTTTCATAAGCTGCTTTGGCATTTGAATAAGCAGCTTGACTAGTTTCATATTCTTGACGTGAAATAGCTTGTTTGCTTAACAGCTTCTCTGCACGCTGCAACTGTGCCTGTGCAGTTTGATAAGAAGCCTTTTTAGCTTCATAATCCCATTTAAAATCTTGAGGATCTATTTCAGCGATTACTTGACCAGTCTTTACCTTTTGGCCAGCATCCACATTCAAGGAAACTAACGGACCAGACATTTTAAATGCCAAATCACTAAACTGATCCGGTGCAACAATACCACTAAATGATTTTTCAACTACATTCAATGCAGTAACTTCAGTAACTTTTACTGGCCGAGGTCCTTGTTCTTGTACCATAGGTTTC
The genomic region above belongs to Parabacteroides pacaensis and contains:
- a CDS encoding efflux RND transporter periplasmic adaptor subunit, producing MNGKLIPVVLLVTLVACKKPMVQEQGPRPVKVTEVTALNVVEKSFSGIVAPDQFSDLAFKMSGPLVSLNVDAGQKVKTGQVIAEIDPQDFKWDYEAKKASYQTAQAQLQRAEKLLSKQAISRQEYETSQAAYSNAKAAYENSLNTYEQTKLRAPFDGFIAKKYVENYQKVQTGQAIVSLINPKKLLIQFTMPENNVIYLTDSHKLFVEFDTYKGVYFKTKIKDYVEASPDGTGVPVWLYIDDPKFDLDKYKVAVGFSCRVILKAENEEFMAANLIPLSAIVSPDDSKEKGVFVVKGDQVEYRPIKEDGLVGTDGVIVSSGVAAGEKVVSAGATRLVNGQQVKILTD
- a CDS encoding efflux RND transporter permease subunit — encoded protein: MNIPKYSLENKKIIYFFLAIMLIGGIFSFFKLAKKEDSPFVIKQAVLITQYPGASPREVEKLITEPIEREIQSMSEVYKIKSESYFGMSKITIELKPTISPDYMPVKWDELRRKVLNIKSSLPSGASDIIVKDDFGDVFGIYYGLTADEGFTYKDLRDWSQKIKTELTPIEGVQKVMLFGEQTEVVNVSMSVPKLSILGIDPNSIMQILQTQNVLVNTGEINTGSYQLKVLADGTYKSLDDIRDQIIVTKNGGEVRLGDVATVERGYMEPPSNLMRVDGKRAIGIGVATGAKDDVVAVGNAVEERLQELKKLFPIGIELVSIYPENKIAHDANNGFILNLIESLLIVIVIIFLVMGSRAGLLIGSSLLFSVGGTLLIMLLVGVGLNRTSLAAFIIAMGMLVDNAIVVTDNAQIGIRRGISRYQALIDGATKPQWALLGATFIAVCSFLPMYLAPASVAEIVKPLFIVLAVSLALSWVLALTQTTTFGNFILKDKTDDASKDPYDTPIYHKFERVLAKLIRHRFITISTAVGLLILSLVVMGIMPQSFFPSMNKPYMRADLIFPEGYGIRDVEKTVLEIEKYLNADEKVKSYSITMGGSPLRYYLASSSYGPKSNFANILIEVHDASQSPVMEQQLYDYLTQNYPNILTRSGLFMLSPVSEAAIEIGFIGENIDTLVALTEQAEAIARKNDMVMEVRNSWGNKVPVWKPLFSQEKGLRLGITRQQMAYALKSATNGVPLGEYREGDLFMPILLKDAEIDSLKLSDVKTLPVFSSKGIPVKVEQVIDQFSLDYEYNVIKRFNRERVMMMSCEPKRGANTIAAFNQLWKDVNEQIKVPEGYKIKYFGEQDTQDEGNRAIAKNIPLMFLLMYVTLLFLFPKYYRKPVLIMAMLPLIFIGVVLGLVVFGKSLDFFAMLGLLGLIGMNIKNAIVLVDEIGIQLKKLPPVQAVIEATKTRIVPVTMASGTTILGMLPLLGDAMFAGMAATIMGGLLMATVLTIFILPVTYCIFFGFKIK